One Camelina sativa cultivar DH55 chromosome 3, Cs, whole genome shotgun sequence genomic window carries:
- the LOC104779269 gene encoding uncharacterized protein LOC104779269 (The sequence of the model RefSeq protein was modified relative to this genomic sequence to represent the inferred CDS: added 7 bases not found in genome assembly) — protein MYTRILRRKQRWGFVLHQDKCLARPVIRDHHTSDRSTTSILTNHLTRNYHSHSPGAIVSSRDYSWNSQLRRFCSEGDGRNASEDSRFPSSKEKTGNEKNVFGAEPFDSHAQLGEQDQIDWLNNEKLASESKKESPFLNKRERLKNDFLRRIQPWDTIQLSWESFPYYVHEHTKDTLVECVSSHIKQKHMASRYGARLGSSSGRILLQSVPGTELYRERLVRALARDTQVPLLVLDSSVLAPYDSADDYNEESESDDDIAESDQCTSESEAEEETDANNDETSSNEAKVEGTDDEERYLEISKEVLKKLGADIKDIEKRMSEQLYGSSEVSEAAVDHYDKAKRPLKKGDQVKYVGSPKKDEAKHRVVLGRIFTSDGQKSAFTVIPGRPLSSGQRGEVYEVSGNRVAVIFDCGDDKTTEGSEKKPAEQPQMLPIHWVDVKDLKYDLDMQAVDGYIAMDALNEVLRSIQPLIVYFPDTSQWLSRAVPKTRRKEFVDKVQEMFNKLSGPIVMICGQNKIETGSKEREKLTMVLPNFSRLAKLPLPLKCLTEGLTGRKKSEENEIYKLFTNVMHLHPPKEEDTLRLFNKQLGEDRRIVISRSNINELLKALEEHELLCTDLYQVNTDGVILTKQKAEKVLGWAKNHYLASCPDPLVKGGRLSLPRESLEISIGRLRKLEDNSLKPSQNLKNLAKDEYERNFVSAVVAPGEIGVTFEDIGALENVKKALNELVILPMRRPELFSRGNLLRPCKGILLFGPPGTGKTLLAKALATEAGANFISITGSTLTSKKQKKFLAGPKTTI, from the exons ATGTATACAAGAATATTAAGGAGAAAGCAGAGATGGGGTTTTGTATTGCACCAAGACAAATGCTTAGCGAGGCCAGTGATTCGTGACCACCACACCTCTGATAGATCCACCACAAGTATACTAACCAATCATTTGACAAGAAACTATCATTCTCATTCTCCTGGTGCCATTGTTTCCTCTAGAGACTATTCTTGGAACAGCCAACTGCGTCGGTTTTGTTCTGAAGGTGATGGAAGGAATGCTAGTGAGGATAGCCGTTTCCCTTCGAGTAAAGAAAAGACAGGGAATGAGAAAAATGTGTTTGGTGCTGAGCCTTTTGATTCTCACGCTCAGCTTGGAGAACAAGACCAAATTGATTGGCTCAACAATGAGAAGCTTGCTAGTGAAAGCAAAAAGGAGTCACCTTTCCTTAATAAACGAGAACGATTGAAGAATGACTTCTTGCGGAGGATTCAACCTTGGGATACTATACAGCTCTCTTGGGAGTCTTTCCCTTACTACGTCCA TGAACACACAAAAGATACTCTGGTGGAATGTGTGAGCTCACATATTAAACAAAAGCATATGGCGTCCAGGTATGGTGCTCGTTTAGGTTCTTCAAGTGGGAGAATATTGCTCCAGAGTGttccag GCACTGAGCTCTACCGGGAGAGGTTAGTACGCGCACTTGCCCGAGATACACAAGTTCCCCTGTTGGTTCTTGACAGCAGCGTTCTTGCACCTTAC GATTCTGCTGATGACTACAATGAAGAGTCTGAATCAGATGATGACATTGCAGAATCAGATCAGTGCACTTCAGAGTcagaagctgaggaagaaacCGATGCAAACAATGATGAGACGAGTAGCAATGAAGCGAAGGTAGAAGGAACTGACGATGAAGAAAGATATTTGGAGATTTCTAAGGAAGTCCTCAAGAAACTTGGAGCTGACATAAAGGATATCGAGAAG AGAATGTCAGAACAACTATATGGCTCTAGTGAGGTGTCAGAAGCTGCAGTTGATCATTATGATAAAGCCAAGCGGCCTCTTAAGAAAG GAGACCAAGTAAAGTATGTTGGGTCTCCTAAGAAGGACGAAGCAAAGCATAG GGTCGTATTGGGGAGGATTTTTACATCCGATGGTCAAAAGAGTGCCTTTACCGTTATTCCTGGCAG GCCATTATCTAGTGGACAGCGTGGAGAGGTATATGAGGTGAGTGGGAACCGTGTTGCTGTCATATTTGATTGTGGTGATGATAAAACTACAGAGGGAAGTGAGAAAAAGCCAGCAGAGCAGCCCCAGATGTTACCTATCCACTGGGTTGATG TGAAAGACCTCAAGTACGATTTGGATATGCAGGCAGTAGATGGCTACATTGCTATGGATGCTTTAAATGAG GTTTTGCGATCCATCCAACCACTAATAGTCTATTTTCCAGACACTTCGCAGTGGTTGTCTAGAGCTGTGCCTAAAACGAGACGAAAAGAATTTGTAGACAAAGTTCAGGAAATGTTTAATAAACTATCAGGTCCGATTGTTATGATATGTGGGCAGAACAAGATAGAAACAGgctcaaaagaaagagagaaactt ACGATGGTACTCCCAAACTTTAGCCGACTTGCTAAGCTG CCTCTTCCCTTGAAGTGCCTAACAGAGGGATTAACGGGAAGGAAAAAATCAGAGGAGAATGAGATATATAAGCTTTTCACTAATGTTATGCACCTACATCC GAGGAAGATACCCTCAGACTATTCAACAAACAACTAGGAGAAGATAGGAGAATTGTGATATCGCGGAGCAATATAAATGAGTTACTAAAG GCACTTGAAGAACATGAGTTATTATGCACAGACTTATATCAAGTGAACACCGATGGGGTGATATTGACAAAGCAAA AAGCAGAAAAAGTTCTTGGCTGGGCCAAAAACCACTATTTAGCTTCTTGTCCTGACCCATTGGTAAAAGGAGGTCGCTTATCTCTGCCTCGTGAAAG CCTTGAAATATCAATTGGGAGGTTAAGAAAATTAGAAGATAATTCCCTAAAGCCCTCACAAAACTTGAAG AATCTTGCTAAGGATGAGTATGAAAGAAATTTTGTCTCGGCTGTGGTTGCTCCTGGAGAAATAGGCGTCACATTTGAAGATATTGGGGCGCTCGAAAACGTGAAAAAGGCATTAAATGAGCTGGTTATTCTCCCCATGAGAAGGCCAGAGCTTTTCT